A single genomic interval of Streptomyces sp. NBC_00663 harbors:
- a CDS encoding pseudouridine-5'-phosphate glycosidase, with protein MVLVVSEEVREAIDARRPVVALESTIIAHGLPRPRNLQVALELEDVVRQEGAVPATIAVLDGRPHVGLDKEQLERVANEDGIRKLGHRDLPLAVAAGVSGATTVSGTALLAALAGVRVFATGGLGGVHREWTVTQDESADLGLLARTRITVVCAGVKSILDVPATLQRLETLGVAVAGYGTDHFPGFYLSDSGHPVDWTLDSPGQVADVMRAQDTLGGPESALIVANPVPEAEQLDPDLHARVLADALHACEERGVTGQGVTPFLLDYLVRHTDGASLSANLAAVRGNVRLAGRIAAAWAGA; from the coding sequence GTGGTGCTGGTGGTTTCCGAAGAAGTGCGCGAGGCGATCGACGCGCGTCGACCCGTGGTGGCCCTGGAGTCCACGATCATCGCGCACGGGTTGCCGCGACCGCGCAATCTCCAGGTGGCGCTGGAGCTGGAGGACGTCGTACGGCAGGAGGGCGCGGTTCCCGCGACGATCGCGGTGCTGGACGGGCGGCCCCATGTCGGCCTGGACAAGGAGCAGTTGGAGCGGGTCGCGAACGAGGACGGGATCCGCAAGCTGGGCCATCGTGATCTGCCGCTCGCGGTGGCCGCCGGAGTGAGCGGGGCGACCACGGTGTCGGGGACCGCGCTGCTGGCGGCGCTGGCGGGTGTCCGTGTGTTCGCGACGGGCGGGCTCGGCGGGGTGCACCGGGAGTGGACGGTGACGCAGGACGAGTCGGCCGACCTGGGGCTGCTGGCGCGGACGCGGATCACGGTGGTGTGCGCGGGCGTGAAGTCCATCCTGGACGTGCCGGCGACCCTGCAACGGCTGGAGACGCTCGGCGTCGCGGTGGCAGGGTACGGCACGGACCACTTCCCCGGCTTCTATCTGTCGGACTCGGGCCACCCGGTGGACTGGACGCTGGACTCCCCGGGGCAGGTGGCGGATGTGATGCGGGCTCAGGACACGCTGGGTGGCCCCGAGTCGGCGTTGATCGTCGCCAATCCCGTACCGGAGGCCGAGCAGTTGGATCCCGATCTGCACGCGCGCGTACTCGCCGACGCGCTGCACGCGTGCGAGGAGCGGGGCGTCACGGGCCAAGGCGTCACCCCCTTCCTCCTCGACTATCTGGTACGGCACACCGACGGCGCCTCTCTCAGTGCCAACCTGGCTGCGGTACGGGGCAATGTGCGGTTGGCGGGGCGGATCGCGGCGGCCTGGGCCGGGGCGTAG
- a CDS encoding methylated-DNA--[protein]-cysteine S-methyltransferase, which translates to MDSHGQNAQQVVWAVVGTDIGPLLLAATRDGLVNVVFHATEPVRDKALDRLASRLGSAPVEAPGSPLLAEPIRQVRAYFEGRRRDFELPLDWSLISGFNRQVLRELAAGVPYGSVVGYGDLAGRVGQPGAAQAVGVAMGSNPLPVVVPCHRVVESDGGIGGFGGGLETKRKLLALEGVLPEPLF; encoded by the coding sequence ATGGACAGCCATGGGCAGAACGCGCAGCAGGTCGTGTGGGCCGTCGTCGGTACCGACATCGGCCCCCTGCTGCTGGCCGCGACCCGCGACGGACTCGTCAACGTCGTGTTCCACGCCACCGAGCCGGTGCGCGACAAGGCGCTGGACCGGCTCGCCTCCCGACTGGGCAGCGCGCCCGTCGAGGCGCCCGGCTCCCCGCTGCTGGCCGAGCCGATACGCCAGGTGAGGGCGTACTTCGAGGGTCGGCGGCGCGATTTCGAGCTGCCCCTGGACTGGTCGCTGATCTCCGGCTTCAACCGGCAGGTGCTGCGCGAGCTGGCGGCCGGGGTGCCGTACGGCAGCGTCGTCGGGTACGGCGATCTGGCCGGGCGGGTCGGCCAGCCGGGCGCGGCCCAGGCGGTCGGGGTGGCGATGGGTTCCAATCCGCTGCCGGTGGTCGTGCCCTGCCACCGGGTCGTGGAGAGCGACGGCGGGATCGGCGGGTTCGGGGGCGGGCTGGAGACCAAGCGGAAGCTGCTCGCCCTGGAGGGAGTGCTCCCCGAACCGCTGTTCTGA
- a CDS encoding glycerophosphodiester phosphodiesterase translates to MHARAVAATTTALLGTVALLLPSSDVRAADDGERPTVIAHRGASAYAPENTLAAVDTAAGLGIHWVENDVQRTKDGKLVVIHDDSLQRTTDVEQVFPGRAPWKVKDFTAAEIARLDAGSWFGPSYAGTRVPTLEQYVRRVDRNHQKLLLEIKNPTLYPGIEQQTLKVLANEGWLDSGHLASRLIVQSFSADSVRTVHQLKPGVKTGLLGTPSVADLHALARFTDQINPSHTTITSGYVAAVQAFDGAHGKPLEVFAWTVNSAETARRVAGYGVDGLISNKPDVVRDATSGS, encoded by the coding sequence ATGCACGCGCGTGCTGTTGCCGCCACGACCACCGCGCTCCTGGGGACCGTCGCCCTCCTGCTTCCCTCCTCCGACGTCCGGGCCGCCGACGACGGCGAACGGCCCACGGTCATCGCCCACCGGGGCGCCTCCGCCTACGCTCCCGAGAACACCCTGGCCGCCGTCGACACCGCGGCCGGGCTGGGCATCCACTGGGTCGAGAACGACGTCCAGCGCACCAAGGACGGCAAGCTCGTCGTCATCCACGACGACAGCCTCCAGCGCACCACCGACGTCGAGCAGGTCTTCCCCGGCCGGGCGCCCTGGAAGGTGAAGGACTTCACCGCCGCCGAGATCGCGCGCCTCGACGCGGGCAGTTGGTTCGGCCCCTCCTACGCGGGCACGCGCGTGCCGACGCTGGAGCAGTACGTGCGCCGGGTCGACCGCAACCACCAGAAGCTCCTCCTGGAGATCAAGAACCCGACCCTCTACCCGGGCATCGAGCAGCAGACCCTCAAGGTCCTCGCCAACGAGGGCTGGCTCGACAGCGGGCACCTCGCGAGCCGGCTGATCGTGCAGAGCTTCAGTGCGGACAGCGTGCGCACCGTCCACCAGCTGAAGCCCGGCGTCAAGACCGGCCTCCTCGGTACGCCGTCCGTGGCGGACCTGCACGCACTCGCGCGGTTCACCGACCAGATCAACCCCTCGCACACCACGATCACCTCCGGTTACGTGGCCGCCGTCCAGGCCTTCGACGGGGCGCACGGCAAGCCGCTGGAGGTCTTCGCGTGGACCGTCAACAGCGCGGAGACCGCCCGCCGGGTCGCCGGGTACGGAGTCGACGGCCTCATCAGCAACAAGCCCGACGTGGTCCGGGACGCGACCAGCGGGTCCTGA
- a CDS encoding VOC family protein: MTDNSTRLDHVVLWVRDPVASADFYEKAVGMRPLRVTEFAAGKAPFPSVRLNDETILDLAPKAGADRMTMLPGAAESAGHPVNHICLALPSDDFDALRTRLEERSVPVSEIFHDSYGARGAAPRSFYFRDPDGNVFEVRHYD, from the coding sequence ATGACGGACAACTCGACACGTCTCGACCATGTCGTCCTCTGGGTGCGGGACCCGGTGGCGTCGGCCGATTTCTACGAGAAGGCGGTCGGCATGCGCCCCCTGCGGGTCACCGAGTTCGCCGCCGGGAAGGCGCCCTTCCCTTCCGTACGGCTCAACGACGAGACCATCCTCGATCTCGCCCCGAAGGCCGGGGCGGACCGCATGACGATGCTCCCGGGCGCCGCCGAAAGCGCGGGCCACCCGGTCAATCACATCTGCCTGGCCCTGCCGAGCGACGACTTCGACGCACTGCGCACCCGCTTGGAGGAACGCTCGGTGCCCGTCTCGGAGATCTTCCACGACTCCTACGGCGCCCGGGGCGCGGCCCCGCGCAGCTTCTACTTCCGCGATCCGGACGGCAACGTCTTCGAGGTACGGCACTACGACTGA
- the fdhA gene encoding formaldehyde dehydrogenase, glutathione-independent, translating to MSGSGNRAVAYLKPGAVEVRTIDHPTLELQDGPGVAPENVGRKCRHGVILKVLATNICGSDQHMVRGRTTAPEGLVLGHEITGEVVERGPDVETVDVGDIVSVPFNIACGRCRNCKERATGICLNVNPARPGAAYGYVDMGGWVGGQAEYAMVPYADFNLLKFPDRDQARAKLLDLTMLSDIFPTGFHGVVSSGAGVGSTVYVAGAGPVGLAAAASAQLLGAAVVIVGDLNAERLAQARSFGCETVDVSRGSVGEQIAQILGEPEVDAAVDAVGFEARAHGPEAPEAPATVLNSLMGITRAGGALGIPGLYVTDDPGGVDEDAKSGTLKVRLGLGWARSHRFTTGQCPVMKYHRGLMMAILHERVHIAKAVNATVIGIEDAPRGYAEFDQGASRKYVLDPHGALKGVRPV from the coding sequence ATGAGCGGAAGCGGGAACAGGGCAGTCGCGTATCTGAAGCCGGGCGCGGTGGAGGTCAGGACCATCGACCACCCGACGCTCGAATTGCAGGACGGGCCGGGGGTCGCACCGGAGAACGTCGGCCGCAAGTGCCGGCACGGAGTGATCCTCAAGGTGCTCGCCACCAACATCTGCGGCAGCGACCAGCACATGGTGCGCGGGCGGACGACCGCGCCCGAGGGGCTGGTCCTCGGACACGAGATCACCGGAGAGGTCGTAGAACGGGGACCGGACGTCGAGACCGTCGACGTCGGCGACATCGTCTCCGTACCGTTCAACATCGCCTGCGGCCGGTGCCGCAACTGCAAGGAGCGGGCCACCGGCATCTGTCTGAACGTCAACCCCGCGCGCCCCGGAGCGGCCTACGGCTATGTCGACATGGGCGGCTGGGTCGGCGGCCAGGCCGAGTACGCGATGGTGCCGTACGCGGACTTCAACCTGCTGAAGTTCCCGGACCGGGACCAGGCGCGCGCGAAGCTGCTCGATCTGACCATGCTGTCGGACATCTTCCCGACCGGCTTCCACGGCGTGGTGAGCTCGGGCGCCGGTGTCGGTTCGACGGTGTACGTCGCCGGGGCGGGCCCGGTGGGGCTGGCGGCGGCCGCGTCCGCGCAGCTGCTGGGTGCCGCGGTCGTCATCGTCGGCGACCTCAACGCCGAGCGGCTGGCCCAGGCGCGCAGCTTCGGCTGCGAGACCGTCGACGTCTCGCGCGGCAGTGTGGGCGAGCAGATCGCGCAGATCCTCGGCGAGCCCGAGGTGGACGCCGCGGTCGACGCGGTCGGCTTCGAGGCCCGGGCACATGGCCCCGAGGCTCCGGAGGCACCCGCCACGGTCCTGAACTCCCTGATGGGCATCACGCGCGCGGGCGGCGCCCTCGGCATCCCCGGTCTGTATGTCACGGATGACCCCGGCGGGGTCGACGAGGACGCGAAGTCCGGGACGCTGAAGGTGCGGCTCGGGCTCGGCTGGGCCAGGAGCCACCGGTTCACCACCGGTCAGTGTCCGGTGATGAAGTACCACCGGGGTCTGATGATGGCGATCCTGCACGAGCGCGTGCACATCGCGAAGGCGGTCAACGCGACCGTCATCGGGATCGAGGACGCACCGCGCGGTTACGCCGAGTTCGACCAGGGCGCGAGCCGGAAGTACGTGCTCGACCCGCACGGGGCGCTGAAGGGCGTACGGCCCGTCTGA
- a CDS encoding MHYT domain-containing protein, with product MQGTVDGFSYGLVTPLVAYLMACLGGALGLRCTTRSMLVSNSWRPGWLALGSAAIGSGIWTMHFVAMMGFTVRGAPIHYDKAMTFASLGVAIVMVGVGIFIVGYKGASGTALFTGGTITGLGVASMHYLGMAGMRLNGNLEYNTLTVAASVVIAMAAATAALWAAGQVRGLMWSVGASLVMGLAVSGMHYTGMAALSVHLHGSSAAPSSGDSPAELLAPMMIGPLAFLLIAGVVVMFDPLMVMGKPDWAPVENKPGIPAHADAPHTARRLSVRPRRRVGQRSSRTPQNW from the coding sequence ATGCAAGGCACGGTCGACGGATTCAGCTACGGACTCGTCACACCGCTGGTGGCCTACCTCATGGCTTGCCTGGGAGGCGCCCTCGGCCTGCGCTGCACCACCAGATCCATGCTGGTGTCGAACTCGTGGCGACCCGGCTGGCTGGCCCTGGGATCCGCCGCGATCGGCTCCGGCATATGGACCATGCATTTCGTGGCGATGATGGGCTTCACCGTCAGGGGCGCCCCGATCCACTACGACAAAGCCATGACGTTCGCGAGCCTGGGCGTCGCGATCGTCATGGTGGGCGTCGGGATCTTCATAGTCGGTTACAAGGGCGCGAGCGGAACGGCGCTGTTCACCGGAGGCACCATTACGGGCCTGGGCGTCGCCTCGATGCACTATCTGGGCATGGCCGGGATGCGGCTCAACGGAAACCTGGAATACAACACGCTGACCGTCGCCGCCTCCGTCGTCATAGCCATGGCCGCCGCCACCGCCGCGCTGTGGGCGGCCGGCCAGGTCAGAGGCCTGATGTGGAGCGTGGGCGCGAGCCTCGTCATGGGTCTCGCCGTGAGCGGTATGCACTACACCGGCATGGCCGCCCTCAGCGTCCATCTGCACGGCAGCTCCGCCGCCCCGTCCTCGGGTGACTCGCCCGCCGAACTGCTCGCGCCCATGATGATCGGCCCCCTGGCCTTCCTGCTGATCGCCGGCGTCGTCGTGATGTTCGACCCGCTGATGGTCATGGGCAAGCCCGACTGGGCGCCCGTCGAGAACAAGCCAGGTATTCCGGCCCACGCAGACGCCCCGCACACCGCCCGCCGCCTCTCGGTCCGACCCCGCCGACGGGTCGGCCAGCGCAGCTCCCGGACCCCGCAGAACTGGTGA